CATGTCTTTTGGTATCAGAAACTAAAAACCTATTGAAATATTTTGAATGTCTTGGTACCACTTTACAGTGTTTATACAGTAATTAAGGGAGAGCAAGAGACAATTCTGACCGGTTTGTGATTACTAGGTAGTAACTTAGTCTGTAATGTTTAATATAAGCAACCCTAgatgaaatatatatttgaacAGACTAGGCtcactatttggcaagaaacCAATTAGTTGTGTCTCCTGCTTGCTAAGAAATTAGTTATAAAGTGTTTTCATATTAACCAATAACATAGCTATAAACTTTTAGCTATCTAGAAcaggagccttattgtaaagtggtactAATGTCTAATCTGTTTGATTGGGAAACAGCTATCAAAGTCAAACTGGTGAAATAAAACAGCCTTTGCAAAGTTAATTGTCGGACAATTCGTTTTATTGTCATTCACGTCTGAGAGTAGTCTGAATTTAAACATGCCTGTTTCTATCACCAGCCTGCACATGTCCTGTTTGTCTGTACACGTtggtaggaagaaaaaaaaaaaaaaaaggtttacgtCTCTGATTGCTCGTTTTGTAGCTTATCTTCATCCCGCAGGAAACAGCGCTGTGCTCCTCCATGCAGTCGTCGTAATGCCTCCTGAAAAGATGAAGCATGTTCAAATCTATTTGTGTTGTGTTGCTCGTCTCCCACAGTCTGCTAAATAtacatcttttcttttctgttttgttttgcacaaaAGGCGCGCGGGCATATTTTTCACAAACAGAGAACACAACAAACGCTCCTTTCTTCTTCAAAGTCTTCCCGGCGCAGTTCAACAAAAGACCTTTTCACCTCAGTCGTCGCAGGTGGGAATTTGTAGACACCctgttaattatttttcttctcctgattcttttcattttagaattttttttttttttcaactgtaGTAGAGATATATCCAAGGGTTTGTGCAACTGTTGAGACTGGCGAGCAGCATGATCATTGAGAATATGGGACCTGCAAGACATGAAAAGAACATGGATGAGAAAACTATTAATGCCACGGCCCCAGCTTAAAGGGCTGATGCACGCTCTTGTCTTTGATGCATTTCAATCACATACATGGTAAAGGTACAAGTAGTGCCACTGCTAAGTGAGCTAGAACATCATTAAAAAGATCATTTACATCAGACATTCCTTTAAAAAGTACATAATAAATGTCACTGCACAAAGGGTTTGTTTTGTCGAGCATTCCTTTCTGTTAATTtagctgattatggcttacaacAAACAGTTCCTTGGGAAATTTGAATATTAGACAAGACCcatgtcaacttttttttaatacagaaatccTATGTTGTGGATTTCTTTTATCATGGGGACCAGCCACAACACAGACAGGAAGCCCCACAAAGGTCATCGCTCAGGAAATCGGAACTTTCTTTGCGCTCTGCTGTAACTCGGCATGctgatggaaagttgagtggaaggaaaaaatgtggtaGAAAAAGGTACACAAGCTATATGTACTCCCGAGGTACAGCTTTGAGAGGATGTGTCCAGGCCAGATGCATCATGTTTTCATCTGCTGACAAGATTTGGGGAGATGGTGATGTTATTTTCCAGCGGGACTTGGAACCGACCGCAAAACCAAATGTCCCAATATCTCCGTTAAAGAGCATCATATCACTGTTATTCACTGTCAAGAGGACGACAAGAGAAACCAAACCCAATGACaaggactatatatatatatatatatatatatatatatatatatatatatatatatatatatatataaagtatgtatatatttttcactttaattactgaaataaatctacTGTGTGATGACACCATATCAAGATGTACCCATGCCTGTGTATTGCTTTGGGCCCTTTTTTGTGATGATGATTGAAAGTATTTCTAGAAACAAAGACATATTTATGTGCATCTTTCAGGAGAATTAGGAAAACATATGCTTACATTTAGATCAATcttcaaaatgtcttttttagCTATACGTAATTACATATCTGTTGTAATTTGCGTGTATTAAACAAACTTAGGCGGGTATGGCACCCAAACTGGCTCCAGCCAGGGACCCATAACATCCCGGTAGAAGCACTGTAACCCACCTTGCGTAGGTGcgctgctggggctccatgcaGACCATAACTGCACAACAAAGAAAGGGCTCCAGCACACCGTGTATGCCATTATGATCACGAAAGTCATTTTCACTGTCTTGAGCATGGCATTGGAGACCCCCTTCGTGCCTGTGCGCCCCGACTGCAGCGCCTTCCTCTTCATGTTGAAGTAGATAGTTGTGCAGATCCTCATCTGGCAGAATAACAGAATGACAGCAGGCAGAGCGAACACCGCGACGGTGATCCAGCTGATGTAGATCCTGCTCCCCCAGGGTTCAACGAACGTCGCCCAGCAGTCGTGCAGATTGGCCTCCACCTCCTGGAGGGAGAAGATGAAGAGCTGCGGAGAGCTGAAGACGAGAGAGGTGAGCCACGCTGCGCCTATGGAGACGTACCTCCGGAAGGAGCCCTCCAGGAAAGAGACCATGGGCATGCAAACGGCGTGGTAGCGGTCAATAGCCATGGCCACTATCATGTAGGCGGAGGCGAACATCCCGACCACCTGCAAGTATTTTACCAGGCGGCAGAGGAAGTCCGTCCCGCGGAACCCGTGCGTAATTTCCATGGAGAGCTGCGGCAGGACTTGGAAAAAGGCCACCACCAGATCCGCCAGGCAGAGGTGCAGGAGGAACAGCTGGGTCCGCGagttcctcttcctcctcttccagaGGGTGACTAAAAAGAAAACGTTGCCACATGTGGCAAGCACAAAAATTAACCCCAGAACCCCGGCTCTGAGAAGCGCAAAACGGACGGCTTCGTCTTCGTCCGCTGCCACCACCGGGTTGCCTCGGCTGGCTGTATCCATTTAGACGGGAAAAGGGGCTGATGCTTCTGATTGTTTCGCTATCAACAATCTTTTAAGACGgggttttgccttttttttgacGGCGCATTCTTGTGCGCACCGCCGAAAACGACGCGTCGCAGGTGTCAGCGGCGACTGTGAGCAGCAGAGGCgggaggaggagggagcagaAGTGTGACTAATGTCAATGTTATGACTGAAACAAGACGCGCGAGCGGGATTTACTTAAAATGAACAAACGCTCTAGTCTTTTACCCATTTAGACAACACAGAGTCACACAGTGCCTCGCGTCGCGCTTTAAAACCCGCGCGTATTTTATCGGGATTGTGTGACACGAATTTGTTGAGGCGCAGCAGGATTCGTGGTTTCGTCTTTATCTGCTTTTCACATTTAGACCAGAGTTCTGTGCGAAAATAGCGTCAACATCAATCAGACTGGGCGGAAAGCAGCTATGGAAAGACATACATGTGTTGTCCAAGATCGGTAAAACTAATCAGAACTTTGAGTAGGCCACCAAAACATAAATACACTCTGATCTAAACCACCCATCTACAGTTCTGCATGTAAGTTCAATAGACTGGTCAGGTGAATGGATTTTGTTTTGTGGACGCAGGGTGAAGAggggctgaataattgtacttGTACCATGCTGTcagtttcacataaaatccctaaTTGCTCTCTCCTCTGTTCTAGATTACACCTGATTATTGGTACATCAGGTGGACTTTAAAGTGGAGGCGAAATTAGCCTGGCCCATAAAAGCTTTTTGTGTTCCGTCTTGAATGAGACCATCCCTGTTTATTTAGCAGTACAGTATTTAATGAACCCCCCACCCCTCTCTCTCAGTAAGTGGCAGCTTGTCCATTTTCTTGTGCGTCTGGAGAAGCGATAGAGCGAGAATCTATTGAATCATCCTAATGGCGTGTGGGTTTATCGGGTTGTATTGCAGCTGGGGTTCTGATGAAAGTTCTAATGCTGCCTTTGAGAACTCGTTGATAGAAATAGAGCAGGCAaatgtcagagtttttttttttttttttttttttaatcacgcTTAAAAGCTTGAACGCCGGAGAAGTCTTAGGCTTTCCATTAAGCAGATGTTTAATTAGAGCTTTCCTTTAATTGATTCAGCCGGGAAAATTTAGAAGAGCTGGTCTAGTCTTAATCCCCAATCTGTTTTGATTAAAAGGCTAACaatctggatttattttaatattccaGCTAATTGAGTTTGGTCTGCTGTTACCTTGTCGTTTCGTGCCAGCTTCACTGAGAAGCCTGTTGCAAGAGGAGTATAAAACGCATCTCTGCCTGGTGGTTTGAAAAATTTCAGGGCACCCACCATGAAGCAGTGACTCTTCGCTCATGACAAATCAGGCTTAATCTATGCTTTCTATTTCATGGCAGGGTGCTGTTGGCAATGTGGcatttgcatctttttttttctgtcattcagAGCTTATCGCCTCTCagtttctttattcttcttgCAGCCTTTTTGTTTCAAAGAACTCCACTCAGCTTTGGTGTTTTCCACTGTGAAAATCAGTATACACAATTTCCATTGCACAACCTATTCCCATATGGTGCAAACAGGAGCGTATTTCCAGAGAATCTATCGCTGCAATTTCTTTCTAAAGTAAATTTATAAGCAGAaatgtgatttgtttttaattttagcaACACACTTCTAACGGCACTTGTGTATCCAAACTTCACATTGACCTTTAGTTTGGTAATTTATCCGTGGGGATCTTTCAAATTAAGAAGAACTGTTACCTTCAGCAGATGCGTCAATCAGAAGGTCACACAAAATGAGTCACGCCACAAAACATCTTGCAGCAATTCCCTCTTTCGTGCCgagtaaaatacaattttatgtgTAACGTCTCGCTTTAGGAAGGGCATTTCCCCACTGTATAAAAACTGTTAACtgattgttttcttctttgttcGCAATCTTACAACTTGCGTTTGTGCCTGGATTTAAGGTACACGTTATTGAATAAAGGGGAAAAACAATAATataccagaaaaaataaataaagataatttgATAATATGATAGGATAACAGCAATAAACTGTAATTGAAGATGTTTGGGGAAAAAACAGTGtgcatatctatctatctatctatctatctatctatctatctatctatctatctatctatctatctatctatctatctatctatctatctatctatctatctatctatctgtctcatttttattttctttcctgcaCAGTAGTTTATCATCCGCAAAGCATTTTTAATCACAATCACATCATCTCCTACCATTATCAAGGGATCCGCAGAATGCTTTCAaccacaaatatttaaaaatgagttagggttgtttttttatttttttttttaatgagctaTGAGCTGCATTACCAAAGTGGTATGTCTTCTTTGGTCTATGTTTAAAGGATTACTTTAAAGCAGAGCTTCACCAGCAGAGCCTGGGGCTTCATATTTGATACTCCCACACCACGCGGTAGAGACTCTGGCCGTCTCTTATCACTGCCGTAGGAGCAGACCTCTCTGAAGTGGAGATTTATTTTCAGCACAGGGTCTCACATGAGAAAATCTTATATATGTAAAGCATACATTGGTTAATGTCAATTTATCATGTATATTATGTTaaaatttaaaggaaaaaaaagaattagtgTATAcagcattatcattataaaaccTGCAATGGTACCCTGGAAAGGCTTAAAAACAGCCTGAAACAACATGCTGTACAttgctacaagctaaaacacatccattaaaaaaactaagataaaaagataatgcatgaaaacgcttaaaaggaacaaaaaaaaaaaaaaacaatttggaaTGAAAAGTAAGTCTGGCTAGTGGTAAAAGCCAAAAAATAATAGTATTCTTTGGTAATAATTTAAGGCGAGTTTTGAAAAGGGGCAGTCAAGGAGCCTCTTTTATGTGGAGGAGCAGGTTATTCCGCAATTGAAGACCAACAATAAAAAAGGTCCTGCCCCCTCTTTAGCTTCCTCTTAGACCTCGGTACCTCCAGGAGCTGCAGTTCAGCTGACCCGAGGGGCCGAGAGGGCGAGTAGGGATGAAGAAGCTCAGAGAGGTACGGCGGGGCAAGGTCATTCAAACAATTAtcgaaaataaaataaaatataaaatgtactGGGAGCCAATTGAGTGAGGCCAGAATGGGAGAAATATGCTCTGTTTTTGGAGTACTTGTTAAAAGATTTGAAGCAGCTGTAGACGAGAAAGCCAAGACTGATTCACTCCAACATAGAGTCCATCACAGTAATCCAGGCGGGATGTTATAAAAGCATGGATCACTGTTTCAAAGAGTTGTCTTGACAGAAAGAATTTTAATTTTGCCAGCTGCCTTAagtgataaaaacatgaatgaacAACGAACcctacaaaattaaataaaaataaatacacaaataagtgagaaaatacataaatacagtTTCACcagtgatttttttcatttagcctttttaaaaaataggACATAATCCTTTCTTAAAAGGATGAGAAATTTAGCCATTTTAAGAAGattaaaaagctaaattacACAAAAAGATTGCAATATTGCTGGGgtaattttgttctttaaatcaTCCCTTCCGTTTTCGATTTGTTTTTATATGACTATTGGCTTGTTTGTCCGTCAATGTAGTTCTTCTGATGCATCAAAAGGAGCGATGTCCTACGAAGACAGATAAATTAGGAAGGGAGTTATAGCTCGTTCAACCTTCTCTCAAATATGAATCTTGCTGATATTTTAACACAAGCTGAAAGGTATGAGGTATGCTACCCAGTATTGGTCAaacatttaatgtattaaatcaCAATTTCCCTATACTTGAtctaatatttttatattacagtttgtaatgtgttttttaatcatatcatttaatttatttaatttaatgaagCAAAGGAGTtgacattgttgttttttttttttttttttttttgctcctttgTCCTCCGTCCCTGTAGGTGGCAGTAACTTTCACCGGCTCTCCTAAAGTAGAAGAGCACTCCATTTCCTGTTTACCATTCACAACTAGCCTCGATGGAAGCGCTGGAATCCCAGCTCCACGATCAATGAAATCTTTCCGAAAACCCTCTTTGTGTGTCATCGGGTAAGAAGATGCTttatttacatctttttttccattgtATATTTCCATTGACTGACCCGGTAGCTTAACATTCACGTTGCTGTTCAGTATAGTCGAATCGGTAAGTAACAACACGTCCTTatttctgagctatctctgcAGCAAGTTACCGCTCAATCGTCATTTAATATTCACACCTTAATCTAATGTGGGTCAATTTTTAATAGAAGAAACGTCTTTTCGGCTTAGACCAAAGGGAAAAAAGTCCAACGCCCATAAACAGGGACTGTTATATAACCGCGATCATGTCTCTGAGACCCCGATGGTGGCCGCCCCCGTCCCTCTTGATTTACAAGTCCATCATTCTCTGGAGTACAGCCTTGGTGTCGGTGATGTCCGTCAGCCACTTCTCGCAGAGCCGGTGCCTCCCCGGCGTGTGTACGAGCCTCCGGGACTCCAGCACGAAGCGGACCTCCACCGGCAGCGTTTCGGCCTCGGCCGCCGACACCTCCACCGCGAAGTAAACGCTGACCGTCTCCGTGATCGGTCTCCTGGCCGTCGGCGCCGAGAAACGGGCCTCGTAGAGGTAGACCGTGTAGTCGCCCTCCTGTACCGAGCGGTGAAAGTCCACGTAGCAGATCCAGGAGGGGCGAATCTCCCACGTTTTGATGTACGCCTCAATCTGCTGCTTGCCCACGTCGACGTTGAAGTCTTTGCGTGAAGCCCACTCGATGCCGTCCGTCTCGCTTAAAGCGGAATGTCTCTGTTCCTTCGTCGCGTCGCGGAGCCTGTCCTCCTGCAGGACTTTTCTGAGCAGGGCGTACTCGGCTTTTTCGTCCATGTCGCAGGAGTATCGCTCCGTCGCGTTTTTCGGTTCGGGTGTTGTTGCGCGAGCCATTTCCATGGTTACCGGAGTAGTAGCGTGTCAAACGGAGCCACCTAGCGGCTTCCTGCCGTCACGACAAGATGGGAGGCGATGCCCTCTGCTGGCGTTTTTGTGTAACAacacaaatgtatttcttttagCGTTTCAAGCTCAAAACACGGAGCTCACTTTATTATTTAGAATCGTTACACAGAGTAGCTGTTTGTATATCTATTAAATCTGAGTATAACTGCTTACAGCCACTAGAAACcctgaattgttttaatttttttgttaaaaaaaattaaattttgacACAAgttctatttaaaacaaattgtttttttgttaactgTACGTCAGGACAATCCAAAGTAGCCAAGCAtaacttttaaatgtatttatttgttatctatctatctgtctatctatctatctatctatctatctatctatctatctatctatctatctatctatctatctatctatctatctatctatctataatatAGCCCTCTGCTGGGTTCTTGGTGTATTAACTATAATAACTACTATAataaagtttctgtttttttttttattacaggaGGAGGCTACAACAGAGTTTCGGCACAGATAAACTTTC
The nucleotide sequence above comes from Fundulus heteroclitus isolate FHET01 unplaced genomic scaffold, MU-UCD_Fhet_4.1 scaffold_176, whole genome shotgun sequence. Encoded proteins:
- the avpr2l gene encoding arginine vasopressin receptor 2, like, whose protein sequence is MDTASRGNPVVAADEDEAVRFALLRAGVLGLIFVLATCGNVFFLVTLWKRRKRNSRTQLFLLHLCLADLVVAFFQVLPQLSMEITHGFRGTDFLCRLVKYLQVVGMFASAYMIVAMAIDRYHAVCMPMVSFLEGSFRRYVSIGAAWLTSLVFSSPQLFIFSLQEVEANLHDCWATFVEPWGSRIYISWITVAVFALPAVILLFCQMRICTTIYFNMKRKALQSGRTGTKGVSNAMLKTVKMTFVIIMAYTVCWSPFFVVQLWSAWSPSSAPTQGPIFSMIMLLASLNSCTNPWIYLYYS